One window from the genome of Paenibacillus azoreducens encodes:
- a CDS encoding dynamin family protein — translation MSTSSPIMQLDTGSLQRLQESLKGWEDDQSSRLISDLLGKAAAGEMTIAFCGHFSAGKSSLINSLCGKKVLPSSPVPTSANVVSIRNGQPRALIYPADAGKTPLEEKCPQDVSLDELYAYCTNGGSYSSVEVWDHIPLLGERGVLMDTPGVDSTDDSHQKATHSALHLADTVLYVMDYNHVQSENNLAFAKSLSDWGKPLYLVVNQIDKHRESELSFEDYRAEVEAAFKRWQVHYESILFTSLKKPDHPYNQWNQMKELISNLIDKQEPILNYSLDCSARHIAMQHAKEYADSLEDVRQQLLEEMGGQEQAERLETEIAGYRNEMERLKQLPQTERENIRKQVDTLLDNANITPAELREMAGAFLESRKSGFKKGFLFAGAKTEQEKAERLGKFMGALREQTAAQIQWHLLELLKRWGQGLNIWTEEKQRSIETSMPEISEGLLESSVKPDAVLSGEYVLNYCRMLSAEIKGLYRRAALDAAEDLLADVAESAKEEQQRVVAALNALLARSAAMSRYMELDRDIAERTAAVQRLLPARVTLTPGFLPAVSAPAPAAAQPPGHDAGARTAAPAGAPRSGAEPRRGTAFGRRQRLDAAAARLQDAAALLERYPALASAARGLQSRADSLAGGSFTLALFGAFSAGKSSFASALLGERVLPVSPHPTTAAINRILAPQDGFAHGTAQVTMKSPAAFREDLEYSFSVLQLGTPPEDGWLQIAEQLQPEGIHPAGLPHFGFLKAAAAGWKEMQPLLGSAQLADLDNYKTFVADETRSCFVESIDLYYSCPLTEQGIVLVDTPGADSLHARHTGVTFQYMKHADAIVFVTYYNHAFSKGDRQFLTQLGRVKDSFALDKMFFIVNASDLASSEEELEQVVQHVEANLKARGIRLPHIYPVSSMKALEGKLAGDAEMYAESGISDFEQALAAFAGEELPKLSLAGSVQEISTVRQRVAEWARMARQDAGSREQRRRQLQEINRTALKRIEAFADKDLSREMEQETRELLFHVKQRIGFGLGEFFAEAFHPSVLREEVGQLKRIFADCGRELERTVVRELEQELWATTLRLENKGKAILRTAAADAAADIRDYDPAIMLAPPEEGQWGSPDWSDGGLADFVDWSSFWQLFKSPKHFFENGGREKLRNAIEPVIKEALGAEVSAKHEYLVQFYSNLVAEAQKQQKQKLEQQLHEAMEAANASLSSGERPEAWDQLAAQLRELEESLA, via the coding sequence ATGTCGACATCGAGTCCAATCATGCAATTAGATACCGGGTCGCTGCAGCGTTTGCAGGAGTCCTTGAAAGGTTGGGAGGATGACCAATCTTCCCGATTAATAAGCGATTTGCTCGGCAAGGCGGCAGCTGGAGAAATGACCATCGCTTTTTGCGGCCATTTTTCGGCAGGCAAATCCAGTTTGATCAATTCCCTTTGCGGCAAAAAGGTGCTGCCTTCAAGCCCGGTTCCGACGAGCGCCAACGTGGTTTCGATCCGGAACGGCCAGCCCCGAGCTTTGATTTATCCGGCCGATGCCGGAAAAACGCCTTTAGAGGAGAAATGTCCGCAGGACGTTTCGCTGGATGAGCTGTATGCATACTGCACGAACGGAGGCTCATATTCTTCGGTTGAGGTATGGGATCATATTCCGCTGCTTGGCGAACGCGGAGTGCTGATGGATACGCCTGGAGTGGATTCAACCGATGACAGCCACCAGAAAGCAACGCATTCGGCGCTGCATTTGGCGGATACCGTGTTATATGTGATGGATTATAATCATGTCCAATCGGAAAATAATCTGGCGTTCGCCAAAAGTCTGTCCGATTGGGGCAAGCCGCTGTATCTGGTTGTCAATCAGATTGATAAACACCGGGAAAGCGAGCTGTCTTTTGAGGATTACAGGGCGGAAGTAGAGGCTGCATTTAAGCGTTGGCAGGTACATTATGAAAGTATCCTGTTCACAAGCCTGAAGAAGCCGGATCATCCATATAATCAATGGAATCAAATGAAAGAACTGATTTCCAATCTGATTGATAAGCAGGAACCGATCCTGAATTACAGTCTTGATTGTTCTGCGCGTCATATCGCCATGCAGCATGCCAAAGAATATGCCGATTCCCTGGAGGATGTCCGGCAGCAGCTGCTGGAGGAGATGGGCGGCCAGGAGCAGGCGGAGAGGCTTGAAACGGAAATTGCCGGCTACCGCAATGAAATGGAACGTTTGAAGCAGCTGCCGCAAACCGAACGCGAGAACATCCGCAAGCAGGTTGATACGTTGCTGGATAATGCGAATATTACGCCTGCGGAGCTGCGGGAGATGGCGGGAGCATTTTTGGAAAGCCGGAAAAGCGGCTTTAAGAAAGGATTTTTATTTGCTGGCGCCAAGACGGAGCAGGAGAAAGCGGAGCGTCTTGGCAAGTTTATGGGAGCGCTGCGGGAACAGACAGCGGCCCAAATCCAGTGGCATCTGCTTGAGCTTCTGAAGCGTTGGGGCCAAGGGTTGAACATATGGACGGAAGAGAAGCAGCGCAGCATTGAAACATCCATGCCCGAGATTAGCGAAGGGCTGCTTGAGAGCTCGGTGAAGCCGGATGCCGTATTGTCAGGCGAATATGTGCTCAATTACTGCCGGATGTTGTCGGCAGAGATCAAGGGCTTGTACCGCCGCGCGGCTCTGGATGCGGCGGAGGATTTACTGGCGGATGTGGCGGAATCCGCCAAGGAAGAGCAGCAGCGCGTCGTCGCAGCGTTAAACGCGCTGCTGGCGCGGTCTGCCGCGATGTCCCGATACATGGAGCTGGATCGGGACATCGCGGAGCGCACGGCAGCGGTGCAGCGGCTGCTGCCCGCGCGCGTTACGCTCACCCCCGGCTTCCTGCCGGCGGTGAGCGCCCCTGCCCCGGCGGCTGCGCAGCCGCCGGGGCATGACGCGGGCGCGCGGACGGCCGCGCCCGCAGGCGCCCCGCGCAGCGGGGCGGAGCCGCGCAGGGGCACGGCCTTTGGCCGCCGCCAGCGGCTGGACGCCGCGGCAGCGCGCCTGCAGGATGCGGCGGCGCTGCTGGAGCGCTATCCCGCGCTGGCTTCCGCCGCGCGGGGGCTGCAGAGCCGAGCCGACAGCTTGGCCGGCGGCTCGTTTACACTGGCGCTGTTCGGAGCGTTCAGCGCTGGTAAATCGTCGTTCGCCAGCGCCCTGCTCGGCGAACGCGTGCTGCCCGTATCGCCGCATCCGACGACGGCGGCGATCAACCGCATTCTGGCGCCGCAGGATGGCTTTGCACACGGCACGGCCCAGGTGACCATGAAATCACCGGCTGCGTTTAGAGAGGATTTGGAGTATTCTTTCTCCGTGCTGCAGCTCGGAACGCCGCCTGAAGACGGTTGGCTCCAAATCGCGGAGCAGCTGCAGCCGGAGGGGATTCATCCGGCCGGGCTGCCCCATTTCGGCTTTCTGAAGGCTGCCGCCGCCGGCTGGAAGGAAATGCAGCCGCTGCTCGGCTCGGCTCAGCTCGCGGATCTGGACAATTACAAGACGTTTGTCGCTGACGAGACCCGGTCCTGCTTTGTTGAGTCGATCGATTTGTATTACAGCTGCCCGCTTACCGAGCAGGGCATCGTGCTGGTGGATACGCCGGGGGCGGATTCGCTTCACGCCCGGCATACGGGGGTTACCTTCCAATATATGAAACATGCGGACGCGATCGTTTTCGTGACGTATTATAATCACGCATTTTCCAAGGGCGACCGCCAGTTTTTGACCCAGCTGGGCCGAGTGAAAGACAGCTTCGCCCTCGACAAAATGTTTTTTATCGTCAATGCATCGGACCTGGCTTCATCAGAAGAAGAGCTGGAGCAGGTTGTTCAGCACGTAGAAGCCAATTTGAAAGCCAGAGGCATCAGGCTTCCGCATATTTATCCAGTCTCCAGCATGAAAGCGCTGGAAGGAAAACTGGCGGGAGATGCGGAAATGTACGCGGAGTCGGGCATCTCTGACTTTGAACAGGCGCTTGCAGCTTTTGCCGGAGAAGAACTGCCGAAGCTGTCCTTGGCAGGAAGCGTCCAGGAAATCTCGACGGTACGCCAACGCGTTGCCGAATGGGCCAGAATGGCCCGGCAGGATGCGGGCTCAAGGGAGCAGCGCCGCCGGCAGCTGCAGGAGATCAACCGGACTGCCTTGAAACGCATCGAAGCCTTTGCGGACAAGGATCTTTCCCGTGAAATGGAGCAGGAAACACGCGAGCTGCTGTTCCATGTCAAACAGCGGATCGGCTTCGGCTTAGGCGAGTTTTTCGCGGAAGCATTCCATCCATCCGTTCTTCGGGAAGAGGTAGGCCAGCTTAAGCGCATTTTTGCCGACTGCGGCCGGGAGCTTGAGCGGACGGTGGTACGCGAACTGGAGCAGGAGCTGTGGGCGACGACGCTGCGCCTTGAGAATAAAGGGAAAGCGATTTTGCGCACAGCCGCCGCGGATGCCGCCGCGGACATCCGCGATTATGATCCGGCGATCATGCTGGCACCACCGGAAGAAGGGCAGTGGGGATCGCCGGATTGGAGCGATGGAGGCCTTGCGGATTTTGTGGACTGGAGTTCCTTCTGGCAGCTGTTTAAGTCGCCGAAACATTTCTTCGAAAACGGCGGCCGGGAGAAGCTGAGAAATGCGATAGAGCCTGTGATCAAGGAGGCGCTGGGCGCAGAAGTGTCGGCCAAACATGAGTATCTTGTACAATTCTATAGCAATCTGGTTGCGGAAGCCCAGAAGCAGCAAAAGCAAAAGCTGGAACAACAGCTGCATGAAGCCATGGAGGCGGCCAATGCATCATTGTCTTCCGGGGAGCGGCCTGAAGCCTGGGATCAGCTGGCCGCGCAGCTTCGGGAGCTGGAAGAGTCGCTGGCATAA
- a CDS encoding ABC transporter ATP-binding protein, producing the protein MNVLRQMQSFFWEKRSLLYLSILCLAIATALGLVTPNLLRKLIDDAIMPQHFELVPMLALTVIAVVVVKALMQFLSGFFGGRMGNYLAYRLRNGCYEKLQVLSFRYYDTARTGDLMSRLTGDLEAIRQFIAFGIPQILNTMLMVLFGAIVMLSISWQLTLITMISIPFLVIVALKFENRIHPAFQEMRLALSALTTSVQENITGVRTVKSFAREPHEVDKFSLRNERYKSNQIFASGIWSRYFPLMELLACICVVTLLGVGGTMVIRQTLSLGELVAFFSLIWYIIGPMWNIGYLINNYTQSEASGERVMELLNQPIDVQDKENAIRLRSEDVKGHVTFEHVTFAYGNKLAAIKDIDLDAPPGTVIGFLGGTGSGKSTIIQLLMHAYNVNSGSIKLDGININDIQVQSLRSQIASVFQETFLFSSSIRNNIAYGMKDVSMDEIIRAAKLAKAHDFIMEMADGYDTIVGERGMGLSGGQKQRIAIARALLKNPKILILDDATSAVDMETEHEIQSGFQEVMKGRTTFIIAHRISSLRHADEILVLDEGKIVQRGKHEELIAVPGPYQDVYHIQYADHIARMNGNAEERVRT; encoded by the coding sequence ATGAATGTTCTCAGGCAAATGCAGAGCTTTTTTTGGGAGAAGAGAAGTTTATTATATCTATCTATACTCTGCCTCGCCATAGCGACTGCATTGGGGCTTGTAACCCCGAACCTGCTGCGCAAACTGATCGATGATGCGATTATGCCGCAGCACTTTGAGCTGGTTCCCATGCTGGCATTAACCGTGATTGCAGTTGTAGTCGTCAAAGCACTCATGCAATTTTTAAGCGGTTTCTTTGGCGGCAGAATGGGGAACTATCTGGCATACCGTTTACGGAACGGCTGCTACGAGAAACTGCAAGTTTTGTCTTTCCGCTATTACGACACGGCCAGAACCGGAGACTTGATGTCCCGTTTGACCGGGGATCTCGAAGCTATCCGCCAGTTTATTGCTTTCGGGATTCCGCAAATTTTAAACACGATGTTAATGGTGCTGTTCGGCGCCATCGTCATGCTGTCCATCAGTTGGCAGCTTACGTTGATTACGATGATCAGTATTCCGTTTCTGGTTATCGTCGCCTTGAAATTCGAGAACCGCATTCATCCGGCTTTCCAGGAGATGCGTCTTGCGCTCAGCGCTTTGACCACCTCTGTTCAGGAGAACATCACGGGCGTCAGAACCGTTAAATCCTTTGCCCGCGAGCCGCATGAAGTCGATAAGTTCTCTTTACGCAATGAACGGTACAAAAGCAATCAGATTTTCGCATCGGGGATATGGAGCCGCTATTTTCCGCTGATGGAGCTTCTTGCTTGCATTTGCGTAGTCACTCTGCTGGGAGTGGGCGGCACGATGGTTATCCGCCAAACATTGTCGCTCGGCGAACTGGTTGCTTTCTTCAGCTTGATCTGGTATATCATCGGTCCGATGTGGAACATCGGGTACTTGATCAATAACTATACGCAATCGGAGGCTTCCGGCGAACGCGTCATGGAGCTGCTCAACCAGCCGATTGATGTGCAGGATAAAGAAAATGCGATCCGGCTCCGTTCGGAGGATGTGAAGGGGCATGTGACCTTTGAACATGTCACCTTCGCCTACGGAAACAAACTGGCCGCAATCAAAGATATCGATCTGGATGCGCCTCCGGGAACGGTGATCGGCTTTCTCGGCGGTACGGGTTCCGGTAAATCAACCATCATTCAGCTGCTGATGCATGCGTACAACGTCAACAGCGGCAGCATCAAGCTGGACGGAATCAATATTAACGATATTCAGGTTCAAAGCCTGCGGAGTCAGATCGCTAGTGTATTTCAGGAGACATTCCTGTTCTCCTCGAGCATCCGCAACAATATCGCTTACGGAATGAAGGATGTCTCGATGGATGAAATTATCCGCGCCGCGAAGCTGGCAAAAGCCCATGATTTCATCATGGAAATGGCCGATGGCTACGATACGATCGTCGGTGAACGGGGAATGGGCTTGTCCGGCGGCCAGAAGCAGCGGATCGCCATCGCACGCGCCCTGCTCAAAAATCCGAAAATCCTCATTTTGGACGATGCGACAAGCGCGGTCGATATGGAAACCGAACATGAAATTCAGTCGGGTTTCCAGGAGGTCATGAAAGGACGGACGACGTTTATTATCGCCCACCGCATTTCCTCGCTTCGCCATGCCGACGAAATTCTGGTGCTGGATGAAGGCAAAATCGTACAGCGCGGCAAACATGAGGAGCTGATTGCGGTTCCTGGTCCTTATCAGGATGTATACCATATACAATATGCAGACCACATTGCCCGGATGAACGGGAATGCAGAAGAGCGGGTGAGGACATGA
- a CDS encoding ABC transporter ATP-binding protein, with translation MNTATQTKKYKQNDTGKPKGSEPGKTGERFVYQDDEVIEKPFNWAQLTRLFSYMKPYAKQLLPLVILMMVLGTVTKLTVPYLTSMAIDKAIAPKDGATSLNMLYTITAIILVLYIIQWLASTYRIKFTNIIGQRVIYDLRSDLFKHIQKLSFNFFDKRPAGSVLVRITNDVNSLQELFTSGVVNLMIDCVQLLGIIIILLVINWKLGLAVILTVPVMFVISTKLRIRIRRAWQDVRMKNSRINSHLNESIQGIRVTQAFTQEQENIRFFDKMNMDSKKSWDRASMLNQGFGPLIEITGGVGTLILFWFGAYLIQDGQLTVGLLVAFSSYVGNFWEPINRLGQMYNQLLVAMASSERIFEFIDEKPNIDDKPDAVPMPKIQGDIKLQDVVFEYEKGRQALKGINLDVKAGQTIALVGHTGSGKSTIINLLSRFYDITKGKITIDGLDIRDVKLETLRSQIGIVLQDTFIFSGTIRDNIRFGRLDATDEEIEAVAKAVNAHEFIEKLPGGYDTEVEERGNMLSMGQRQLLSFARALLADPRILILDEATASIDTETELKIQEALKVLLKGRTSFIVAHRLSTIRHADKIVVLDHGEIKEEGNHAELMQQRGTYYGLIEAQFRFI, from the coding sequence ATGAATACGGCAACGCAAACCAAGAAATACAAGCAGAATGATACCGGCAAGCCGAAGGGGAGCGAACCCGGCAAAACCGGAGAAAGATTCGTCTATCAGGATGATGAGGTCATTGAAAAACCGTTTAACTGGGCGCAGCTGACGAGATTGTTTTCATACATGAAGCCTTATGCGAAGCAGCTGCTGCCGCTTGTGATCCTGATGATGGTGCTCGGCACGGTTACGAAGCTGACCGTTCCTTATTTGACCAGTATGGCGATCGATAAAGCAATCGCGCCGAAGGATGGGGCTACAAGCCTGAATATGCTGTACACGATTACGGCCATTATCCTTGTGCTCTATATTATTCAATGGCTTGCAAGTACGTACCGGATTAAATTTACGAATATCATCGGACAGCGCGTCATCTATGACTTGCGAAGCGATTTGTTCAAACATATCCAGAAGCTGTCTTTCAACTTTTTTGACAAACGCCCTGCTGGATCGGTGCTGGTCCGCATTACCAACGACGTTAACTCGCTGCAGGAGCTGTTTACGAGCGGTGTCGTGAATCTGATGATCGACTGCGTGCAGCTGTTAGGCATTATCATTATTTTGCTTGTCATCAACTGGAAGTTGGGTCTTGCCGTCATTTTGACGGTACCGGTCATGTTCGTCATTTCGACCAAGCTGCGGATACGAATCCGCCGGGCCTGGCAGGATGTCCGGATGAAGAACTCGCGGATCAACTCCCATCTGAATGAATCGATTCAAGGGATTCGCGTCACCCAAGCTTTTACGCAGGAGCAGGAAAATATTCGCTTCTTCGATAAAATGAACATGGACAGCAAAAAATCATGGGACCGGGCTTCCATGCTTAACCAGGGTTTTGGACCGCTCATTGAAATTACGGGCGGCGTCGGAACGCTGATCCTGTTTTGGTTTGGCGCATACCTGATCCAAGATGGGCAACTGACCGTCGGTTTGTTGGTAGCATTCTCAAGCTATGTCGGAAACTTCTGGGAACCAATCAACCGTCTCGGCCAAATGTATAACCAGTTGCTGGTGGCGATGGCCTCTTCGGAGCGGATCTTCGAGTTTATCGACGAAAAGCCGAACATCGACGACAAACCGGATGCCGTACCTATGCCGAAAATCCAAGGCGACATCAAGCTGCAAGACGTCGTATTCGAATACGAAAAGGGACGCCAGGCGTTAAAGGGCATTAATCTGGACGTCAAAGCCGGGCAAACCATTGCGCTTGTCGGTCACACGGGTTCAGGCAAAAGCACCATTATCAACCTGCTCAGCCGGTTTTATGATATTACGAAGGGCAAAATTACGATTGACGGGTTAGATATCCGCGACGTGAAGCTGGAGACGCTGCGCAGCCAGATCGGTATCGTGCTGCAGGATACGTTTATCTTCTCGGGCACGATCCGGGACAATATCCGGTTTGGGCGCCTCGATGCAACGGATGAGGAGATCGAAGCGGTAGCCAAAGCCGTCAATGCTCATGAATTCATTGAAAAACTTCCGGGAGGTTATGATACCGAGGTCGAGGAACGCGGAAATATGCTTTCGATGGGGCAGCGGCAGCTCTTGTCATTCGCCCGCGCTTTGCTAGCCGATCCGAGAATTCTGATCCTGGATGAAGCGACGGCAAGCATCGACACGGAAACCGAACTTAAAATCCAGGAAGCACTTAAAGTGCTGCTGAAAGGCCGCACCTCATTCATTGTTGCGCACCGGCTGTCAACGATCCGCCATGCGGATAAAATCGTCGTGCTTGATCACGGCGAAATCAAGGAAGAGGGCAACCATGCGGAGCTGATGCAGCAGCGAGGAACCTATTACGGACTGATCGAAGCGCAGTTTAGATTTATATAA
- a CDS encoding GNAT family N-acetyltransferase yields MNSNILAPALQIRKSNCECDLEAVTALMRELNYPTTINVMRERIQASENNPKLCTMVAELDGKVIGMVALNQVRSFARSETATQVSALIVSKEHRGQGIGKRLIRNAEEWSKAQGSQTLFLISGNRVERAPAHAFYEHIGFEKIGYQFVRKLK; encoded by the coding sequence ATGAACAGTAACATCTTGGCCCCTGCTCTGCAAATTCGCAAATCGAATTGCGAATGCGATCTTGAAGCTGTTACGGCATTGATGCGGGAATTGAATTATCCTACGACCATCAATGTGATGCGCGAACGCATCCAGGCTTCTGAGAACAATCCTAAGCTTTGCACAATGGTTGCCGAGCTTGATGGGAAGGTTATCGGGATGGTTGCACTGAACCAGGTGAGATCTTTTGCGAGAAGCGAGACGGCAACGCAAGTTTCGGCTTTGATCGTTTCCAAAGAGCATCGCGGTCAAGGCATCGGCAAACGGCTGATCCGAAATGCGGAAGAATGGAGTAAGGCACAAGGCAGCCAAACCTTGTTCTTGATCAGCGGCAATCGCGTTGAACGGGCACCTGCCCATGCTTTTTATGAACATATCGGTTTTGAGAAAATTGGATATCAATTTGTTAGAAAACTGAAATAA
- a CDS encoding response regulator gives MYKLLLVEDEEDVREGLVEEIDWESLGFQVVDTAENGMEATELFEKHIPDVVVTDIQMPFMDGLQLAGWIREHYRATKIIILTGYDEFEYAQKAIKLQIDEFLLKPFSSQDLVEVVLKVKRQIDDEAAEKENIHVLMEHYRKSIPVLRELFLSQLVSRSMPSEEIREKSGSYGVNMDGQGFMASVLRIDYVHHYAVLQEEGEEGGASVSLKHSEDRYLQLFAVLNIADEICRRVSGFHVFIHMEDCVLLAALEEKDAALAAQQTLAVLDEIRINVYKYLNLTMTIGAGTVCPYPSEIHQSYRKAVEALDYRLILGNDRVIWIGDVETERNESLVFDEFKEQSLIRCMKVGTAEELEELIGKMFGGIPIPQLSVQDCQVYLMEILACIMKVAKEFGVELEELFGEGAHPFAEVYKYNNLQEVQQWMGAICLKLMNSIAQGRQSGYNQLVENAKEYIRLHFRESDISIHRVCQHLHISTGYFSSIFKKEVKMTFVNYLLQIRMETAKEMLRSTDLKTFEIAEAVGFTDPNYFSFCFRKKFGISPKSYRSGSGGAVND, from the coding sequence ATGTACAAGCTTTTATTGGTGGAGGACGAGGAAGACGTAAGAGAGGGGCTGGTCGAAGAGATCGATTGGGAGAGCCTTGGTTTTCAAGTAGTCGATACTGCCGAAAATGGCATGGAAGCGACGGAGCTTTTTGAGAAACATATCCCGGATGTGGTGGTCACCGATATTCAGATGCCGTTTATGGACGGACTGCAGCTGGCCGGTTGGATTCGCGAACATTACAGGGCAACCAAGATCATCATTTTGACAGGATACGACGAGTTTGAATATGCGCAGAAAGCGATCAAGCTGCAAATCGACGAATTTCTGCTAAAACCTTTTTCTTCCCAGGACCTGGTGGAGGTTGTGCTGAAGGTTAAAAGGCAAATAGATGATGAGGCAGCCGAAAAAGAAAACATTCATGTCCTAATGGAACATTACCGCAAAAGCATTCCTGTACTCAGGGAGCTTTTTTTGTCTCAGTTGGTATCGCGGAGCATGCCATCCGAGGAAATTCGCGAAAAAAGCGGCAGTTACGGCGTAAATATGGACGGGCAGGGTTTTATGGCATCCGTGCTGCGGATTGATTATGTCCATCACTATGCCGTGCTACAAGAGGAGGGGGAAGAAGGAGGGGCATCCGTATCATTAAAACATTCGGAAGACCGTTACCTGCAGCTGTTTGCCGTATTGAACATCGCCGATGAAATTTGCCGTAGAGTAAGCGGATTTCATGTCTTTATTCATATGGAGGATTGTGTCTTGCTGGCGGCGCTGGAAGAAAAGGATGCGGCCTTGGCGGCGCAGCAAACGCTTGCCGTGCTTGATGAAATCCGCATCAATGTGTACAAGTACTTAAATCTTACCATGACGATTGGTGCGGGAACGGTGTGCCCATACCCCAGCGAAATCCATCAATCGTATCGAAAAGCGGTAGAGGCGCTGGATTACCGGCTCATTCTCGGAAATGACCGTGTCATTTGGATCGGGGACGTGGAAACGGAGCGGAACGAGTCGCTGGTTTTCGATGAATTCAAGGAGCAGTCGCTGATTCGCTGCATGAAGGTAGGGACAGCCGAGGAGCTGGAAGAACTGATCGGGAAAATGTTTGGCGGCATCCCAATCCCCCAGCTTTCGGTTCAGGATTGTCAGGTGTATCTGATGGAAATCCTCGCATGCATCATGAAAGTCGCCAAGGAATTCGGCGTGGAACTTGAAGAATTGTTTGGCGAAGGAGCACATCCATTCGCGGAAGTTTATAAATACAATAATCTGCAGGAGGTTCAACAGTGGATGGGGGCCATTTGTCTTAAACTGATGAACTCCATTGCGCAAGGAAGACAGAGCGGGTATAACCAGCTCGTTGAAAACGCCAAAGAATACATCCGGCTTCATTTTCGGGAAAGCGATATTTCAATCCATAGGGTCTGCCAGCATCTGCATATTAGTACGGGTTATTTCAGCAGCATTTTCAAAAAGGAAGTCAAAATGACTTTCGTCAATTATTTGCTCCAAATTCGCATGGAGACGGCGAAGGAGATGCTCCGATCGACGGATTTGAAAACGTTTGAAATCGCCGAAGCCGTCGGATTTACGGACCCGAATTACTTCAGCTTTTGCTTTCGCAAAAAATTCGGCATTTCACCGAAATCATACAGAAGCGGTTCGGGAGGTGCGGTAAACGATTGA